The genomic stretch GGCGAGGTCCTCGATGTGCGTGAACACCGATCCCGAGAAGACCAGACCGAAAGTATCATCGCGGAACGGAAGATGTGGCTGGAGGGTGGACGTCAGGAACGTGAACGGTGGAGACAGGTGCTGTTGGCACCAGTAGACGGAGGCGGCGTCGACATCGACGCCTATCACGGCGTTTGCCGTCGTTTCGGGTAGGAGCCAACGGGTCATCCTGCCGGCTGCGCATCCGAAATCGAGTATGCGGGAATTCGACGGCAAGGAGCATCCGTGGCTGGAGAGCAGGTGGCGCATCATGTCGGTCTGCTCCCGACCGATGCGCAGGTAGTCTTGTTCGGTGCGGCCGTAGTCTGGGCTCACCCAGAGAGTGCGATCGGGAACGGGAAGTCCGTTTTCGCACCGGCTTTCGACGGGGAACTCATCAGGGCGGAGGACGACATCCGCGGTGCCCCGGCGGAAGGGCACGTGTCCGACGATATCCACGGGGTAAGAGTGCGACGTTGCTGGGAGTTCGTTCATGGGGAGGAGCCAAGGATGCGAACTTTCCGAGGCGAGCTCGCGCAGGCATAG from Opitutales bacterium ASA1 encodes the following:
- a CDS encoding class I SAM-dependent methyltransferase, whose product is MNELPATSHSYPVDIVGHVPFRRGTADVVLRPDEFPVESRCENGLPVPDRTLWVSPDYGRTEQDYLRIGREQTDMMRHLLSSHGCSLPSNSRILDFGCAAGRMTRWLLPETTANAVIGVDVDAASVYWCQQHLSPPFTFLTSTLQPHLPFRDDTFGLVFSGSVFTHIEDLADAWLAELARVLAPGGYAYLTIHDEATCAQLEGPWRTSHFARTRTALPAYREFASRPYCRFTIGRGIASQVFYTREWWRKMAAPWFEVMDFHEAAYLYQTAVVMRAR